In Podospora pseudopauciseta strain CBS 411.78 chromosome 2 map unlocalized CBS411.78m_2, whole genome shotgun sequence, the genomic stretch aaggggctCACTCACCTCGGTCGATGGATGTCCTTGTGTCCGGAGGAGTGCAGTACGAAGTGCTCGCTGCCATTGGCCAACAAGGAAAATCTACCGTCTCTGACGAAGAAACGGTCACCTCGGCAGATCTCCTTCGCAGGCCGGCGCTGTGCGGCGGTTGGACCCGCCTGGCGCCGTTTGGCCTTCTGGATACAGTGCGGCGGCATAATATACCAAGTCAATATATTGACTCGTCAAGGCCTGCACATTGTCGCGCCCGGCTCCAGGAACACAGGATGTTGCATGCCGGTTGCCAGGTCCTACCACCACACTCCTCGCTGTCGACGTCGACGAGCAGAGCCAACAGTGTGGCATATCCACCGTGTCCCGCGCTGAGCAACGAAGAATGAGCTGACGGGTGGGGTCGATAGAGAGCCCGGAACGTGTCCGCGAGGAGAAGCCTGCTCTGTCTGGCAGCGTCTGGCCGGTTGTTGTCTTCAAAGACATGCATCGGAGAAAATGAGGGCGGGGGAAAGTGTGGAGCCAGCCAACCAGGAGGCCGTGATGCAAAACCATCGTGTTCCACGTGCGTCAAGCTCGGCTGTTGGACAGTCTGATACTCTGAGTTGTTTCTTTCTATTCTGCCCTCAGCGCCTCAGCTCCTGCACGTCGACCTGTTGACGAGTGACGAGTGGCTGGGCTGGTTGGGAATCGCGAAATCAGCCGGacgatgctgctgctgctgctgctggcggcaCCCGCAGCCGGTATCAGCCAACGGTGGCGTCGACAAATAGACCACTAGCgactggagatgggggagagaTGGCGTCTGCTGACTGGCGAGAGCGGACCGGACGAAACGGGATGGCGTCTGCGGAATCGGCGCTACGCAAGTCCCGCGCGAACCAGCGATCCTTCATGCGGCAGGCGTcatataaaaaaaaaagaggaagtTCCGTGCGTCTCCCCCACCTggttgagatgagatgagatgagaggATGGGGACAGCAGTCGAGGCGAGGGGATCACAGAGATCAGACGAAAAGGGGACACTCTCACAGACACTGTCACAGGCggctcgctgctgctgctgctgcgtaTGCCTGTAGAGTTCCACCCCTTGAATCCCAGGGGACTGGGATCGAGCTAACGACTTGGATGCCGAGCCCGTCCTTATCAGGCACTTGCTATTACATGTTGTGCAGGGTTATAGGCGACGGCCTTATTTGTTGCAGCGTGCACTACTGCGGTAGTGTGAAATTGCACTTATCGTGTTCATCATAAGAAGCCGGCACTCATGACACAGGCGGGGCACCGTGATGCCACGGGGATCCTCACACGGGACGGCGGGCAATGGAGACGGCATGGATCTGACGTCCGGCTGTTGAGCCAAAAACGCTAGGATCTTGTATCTGAACAGTAATTGTTGCGGTCTCTCGCTTGTTGATACACAGGAGGCGGGTGGTAGctagcttaattaaatagaagTTTGCGAGGTTTCTAGTTTCTGGTAACGAGAGCTTGGAAGAGACAGacaggaaggaaggagagaTTCATCAATATAGAAGCCTACTGCAGAGTCAAcaaagaggaaggagcaatTCATCATGCCGATGGAATTGCCAGTTTGCAGTTTCCCGTGTTGTCAATGCCCTGGCCCACAACGCACCCACCTGCCGAGCGAGCCCCGCCTAAATTTCCCAGCAGTCTCCACGTCCACCTCCTGCTCATTGCGGCATCGCATCGCATCGCCAACGACAAAAGCCCTCGAAGACAAGACAAGCACTTGGACTGTGCTGGTGCCCTTGCGGTGCCGGCGTGGGCCGTAGATCGGACGGGCGAGCCCCGGAGCCCCGTTTGTTTCCCGATTTTACGAGATCCGATTCCAATTACTCGATTCGAATGACACGCATTTTTTCTGTCCTTTtgtattttttattattataggCTTATGTCCCATCAGCGGTGCCGACAGACAGCAGAAGCGGGTACCTTACTGCAACCCTCGTTGGCTGGGCATGCCCTCTCTCCTTCAGGCAAGTCACTCGCCTGTgtttctctcttccttcGAGAGCCGTCCCAAGACAGCGTCGCAGTCGCGGGTCGCCCTGCGCCGCGTGGTACCCTCGCGTCGGTGGCAGAACGAGTTCCAGAACAACGCGCGGAACGGCTGGCCGACCAAGCTGAAAGGGGGGGTAAGTAGGGTACGGGGTATGTCCTGATGAATGTCTCCAATGGTTCTCCTGCTGAATACCTACTTTGGACCTACAGACTCAACTCTCCCCAATGCTCGCCAGCTCTCGCCAACTCTCGCATTCGGTGCTTCACCAGCGTCCGGCGAGCCAAGACCACGCCAAGACAGTGAAACTCCGCTGTGAGGAGACATCTGGGTGAGGCCATTCCCCTGCTCTGTCGACAACTCTTGGCGACTGCCATCAGCGGCGGGCGCTGCCTGGAGCCCCTGTCCCTGTCCCTTGCTGGCACTCCCGGTCCATCACACACTCCTCCCTTCTTATCTTCCCGAACCCTCTTTTGCCTCGTGGTAGCCATCCATCATCGCACATCGCTTCGCCGCCGCCTGGTGAGATGCCTCACCACCAGagccaagccaagccaagcaCAGGCGTCGCCCAGTGCCAGAGGGACACCCTTGCCATGCCGGCTAACACAAGACAACCGTTCTcgtccccttctcctcacaCGCCcctccgcatcctccaccatcgacccacccctccccccttcactctcactctcaacCGGGGAGAGCCACACAGCAGGAGGAAGGGCCCCCATGTAAAAGTGTCTCGCTGATGACGGTCGTTTCCTCTCAGTCGAGCTTCGTGGATTCCATCTGATTTCCCTTTTGAGCGCCGCCGTTGCATATTCCAGGGTAGCTGTCTCACTGCTCATCTCGCAACAAGAATCTCAGAACGAGAGAGAAGTGAGAGAGCGCAACGCCATGCCGCACTGCCGAAATCCATGGGCTTGGAGCTAGCGGTTTGCTGGAGACGGGGTCCTCCCCCCCCAGTGGTCTGGCTGGCCCACCAGGGTGGGTATCTGTGTGGGCGCTTCCTGGAGACATTTTGAACAAAAAACATCATCCACCGGCCCGAGCTGCGAGCTGACCTGGGCTGCACTAATCCCATCCAAGCTCCGTATGACTTTTGTACTCTCAATCAACATACAAAGCACTGGGCGCCCGTCTCATCTTCTTgttttctctcttcttggCCCCTGGTTCTGCTACTCTTCCCAAGCACACCTTGCTGTGCACCTTCCAACTTGCCCTCGTCCACCGTCCACCGTCCACCGTCCACATACCCTTACCTCGGTGTATCCTGCGGCGTCTAGCTTTAGAGTGCCGCCGACAGAACGTCCGTCTGGGTTTCTTGCTCGCTGCACTAGATTGCATACAAACAATATCGAGTCTAGTTTGGCTGCACATAATAGTGGTGGTCTCCCCCTACCAGCCCGCCCCCCGAGCGTCCCGTCCGTTCACTCCtaccctccctcttccctccccgGCTGCAGCAACAGGAGACAAGAGTCGACCTGgaccgacaacaacaacaccaggaGCAAGGCCAACAAAGAGTGAGAAACGAGACTGTCCTGGACGCACGACAACCCTGTCTTTCGTACATTGCTTTCTGCACCTGGCCTATCTGGTCtaccctcctctgcctcgcAGTAATTGTTCGTTCAATTATCCGGGATCGgtgccctcctcctgctggaGCTTGGCGTGCCCATCTGAATAGGCGGTCGTGAGTTGACTGCGCCGCCCCTGTACACCTTTATCCGGTGAATATCTAGCTACCGGCCCCCTTCAACCCTTCTTTGTCCTACTGCTGCGACAAACCACCATCTACAACACCCTGCCTCACCACACACGCACATACACACACTGTATTGGGTGTCACAGCTCGGACATACACTCCCTTCCATACGCCTCCAACTTGAGAGAGTGTGACATGACACGGACATAGGCACGGTCATAGAATACAACTACACAAAGGCCCATACCCTCGACATATCTCTCAATGGGGATTGCATCCTGCCTCGAACCTCGATTCCGTGCGGccaacccaaacaccccaCCCGAGGTGCTCACACCAGACTCGGCCTCTTATAGTTCAAGACAGTCCGAGGAGAGGACCTGGAACCCGCCTGctcctctctcccctcccatGTCACACTATGATCCGGCCGTCAAGGCAAACGAcatgtcgtcgttgtcgtcgtcgtctaACAAAGGCCCGGAAGAGCGCAGGGATACGGGGTCCGATCATAACGCACCAAGGCAACAGCTTCCATCTTTGAGCAGCATCTTTGGGCCACCAACCCAGATTCGATCCTTTCACTCTCCTCTTTCCGAGCGCCCTGGCTCCTATCCGGCCACCTCACCATTGGATCGACCTCCTAGCTCAGTTCCAAGCTTGGACAGACCATTCTCTTCGTCATCGTACTTTCCACCCGCGACGACATCCACTGCTTCACAACCGCGAAGTGTACTGGACCCTAGGTATCAGGAACGTCCCCAGATTCCGGCCCTGTCCCGGGTTTTCCCTGGACCGCTTTCGCCTCATTCACGAGAGGAACAACAACCAAGACCAGATAGCCGACTCGAGTACACTTCAGGAGGACAATGGTCGGTGCAACATGAAGCCAGCAAAGAGTATTCGCTCGGCAGCCGTGGAGAAACGACCTACAGGCCGACGGCAGAGAGATACCCTGCTCACCTTTCAGGGACGAGTCGCGATGAGGGAAGACACATGGAATATCGGGAGCAATTAACACCACAGACACCATCGCACACTCTTCCTGCCACTCCGACCAGCAGCGCCCCATCTGAGGGGGCCCCTGCAAAGGATGGACTGGGGCCCAAGATCTGGACAGGGACACACTTTCTGCCACGGTTCGTCAGAGCTGCCGAGGTGCCTGGTGAAGGAATGTGCTACTTTTACGACGATGGGAGTCATTGCAAGACAGTGATTGACGGGGAGCAAGTCAATGCCCACTGGGGAGTCACCAAAGCTGGAAAGCCCCGGAAGAGGCTTGCTATCGCCTGCGTCACCTGCCGtgagaagaagatcaagtGCGATCCGGATTACCCGCGCTGTGTCCAGTGCGAAAAGTTCGGCCGTGTTTGCAAGTTCAAGAATGCGTGAGTCTAGAAGCCTGCTGTCTTTTTCTGCTATTGTGCATGGGGGCCTGTTTCGTATGCTAAACTATGGTTAGTCCTCGAGGTGGTCACAACGCTTCCTCTCCGTCCACGCCTCCTGCCGAGTCGGAGGATACACGGAGGCTTGGAGGTTTGATCAGAGGCCCTACCGACTACACACGACCGGGTAGCCACTCGAGCGGTTCTGTCTCGCCCAGAACGACGCTCCGACACCCGAGCCCCGATATGCCCACCTCTGCACCTGCGAAGCGTATTCGAATTGGCTACGATCACTACAGCCCAGCGACCAGTGTACGCTCACCGATGGGACCAGTGCCCGACACCTCCCGCCAATCCCTGCCATGGCGGCAGTCAGAAACGCTCCCTCGTATCCACGAGGACATCTTGTGCAGAGCGTGGCAAACAGACCCGTATGTGTCCGATCCTGAATCTGTGACTAGCACCATTGCCTCCGTCTTTGTACACACGGAGAGCGCAGCACTTCGCTTCCTCCCTCCGAAACCGTCTTTCCACACATGGGTTCAGAACAGCGCTCACAGAAAATCACCAGAAGACCTGATGCTCGTGTATAGCATCCTCGCCATCGGTGCCGTCCTCTCGCGGGCCGGTTCGAGGAGCGTTGCGCACGAGTACGCCCAGGTGGCTCGGTACGCCGCAGAACGCTCGCAGCCGTCGCTCCAGCTGGTTCAAGCCAGACTTGCCCTTGCCATGCACTACCTCGCTGTCTCGAGACAGAACGACGCGAATGACATGCTGAGCAGGGCCATTTCTACAGCGATGTGGCTACAGTTGAACGTGGAACTTGACCATGTGGGAGAACACAGTTCGAGGGTAACCCCTTGGGGTTTGACGAGGCAAGAATATGCCGAGTGTCGGAGACGGACATTTTGGTCATGTTGCCTGATGGAGCGGCTAACCGAGACGTTTGCAACTCGACCggtcaccatcaacaaggacGACATCTTTCTCCGGCTCCCAGCAGCGGATACTACAAACTTGGACGACCGAGCGCCCCATTTCGACCCGATGCTGCGTCCGCTATCCGAATCAGCCGGGGTTGGAATCATGTCCTATCTGATTCAGATCACAG encodes the following:
- a CDS encoding uncharacterized protein (COG:L; EggNog:ENOG503NZA4), with the translated sequence MGIASCLEPRFRAANPNTPPEVLTPDSASYSSRQSEERTWNPPAPLSPPMSHYDPAVKANDMSSLSSSSNKGPEERRDTGSDHNAPRQQLPSLSSIFGPPTQIRSFHSPLSERPGSYPATSPLDRPPSSVPSLDRPFSSSSYFPPATTSTASQPRSVLDPRYQERPQIPALSRVFPGPLSPHSREEQQPRPDSRLEYTSGGQWSVQHEASKEYSLGSRGETTYRPTAERYPAHLSGTSRDEGRHMEYREQLTPQTPSHTLPATPTSSAPSEGAPAKDGLGPKIWTGTHFLPRFVRAAEVPGEGMCYFYDDGSHCKTVIDGEQVNAHWGVTKAGKPRKRLAIACVTCREKKIKCDPDYPRCVQCEKFGRVCKFKNAPRGGHNASSPSTPPAESEDTRRLGGLIRGPTDYTRPGSHSSGSVSPRTTLRHPSPDMPTSAPAKRIRIGYDHYSPATSVRSPMGPVPDTSRQSLPWRQSETLPRIHEDILCRAWQTDPYVSDPESVTSTIASVFVHTESAALRFLPPKPSFHTWVQNSAHRKSPEDLMLVYSILAIGAVLSRAGSRSVAHEYAQVARYAAERSQPSLQLVQARLALAMHYLAVSRQNDANDMLSRAISTAMWLQLNVELDHVGEHSSRVTPWGLTRQEYAECRRRTFWSCCLMERLTETFATRPVTINKDDIFLRLPAADTTNLDDRAPHFDPMLRPLSESAGVGIMSYLIQITAMWGDVITFINRASRRGELYDAGFGDFHRRTIATLDAWESSLPKRLQFLPARLEMVSPEDQGPLILLHTVHHLTRIKLHRHVHLRALQPATVHDFIGVSMKHAAKLLEVAVAVAQAQVITPPPFISTGILEAMDVLSSTGCGSELPGLVDRFAVARSVLEVLGTSWEDAKVHCMTMDHRLERLIDLGDWMGKLGRVGREGVEVQGTRVFESETEEGVVMMRWRMPDGMDRRFPKEMDLVYSGVVMGK